From the genome of Triticum aestivum cultivar Chinese Spring chromosome 3B, IWGSC CS RefSeq v2.1, whole genome shotgun sequence, one region includes:
- the LOC123071149 gene encoding NAC transcription factor 32-like, producing the protein MDAVMLEASTSSTAMLEAPTSSTAMLLEASTSSQQQSGEAALYPYLHVPGVRFVPTDQELILCYLRSKLRGDPPPTTLVHDDDVYAEHPQILTERLGPSVEDYWYVFTQRNRKYAKGGRPSRNTGDTGRWKSVGKNMPVTYGKEKATIGFRNSLAYEVFLYDDGGDSKKKRIEKTEWKMAEFVDVDSNMPVSSAPNFMLLNEWVLCRITRKPEKKKGEEEDPGASPADEVVEEEEGAEEEHEPSSMMLVDEPLTDTSPDTSQQAQATASAGLLRNGANWSDSTADSQVEASGSGADPQQTADDDPFESLDLGPLSSGNSLGHVFTIDPWAWNLYYPEGADIDSSGSRLRTPSDPDPMETPSEPPAAPQPRHFVTDLPSSTDDGRLEHAKVIRKRKEDARASGDDAGKKGNAAVKKSSGRAKPDGQN; encoded by the exons ATGGACGCCGTCATGCTGGAGGCGTcaacgtcgtccaccgccatgCTGGAGGCGCcaacgtcgtccaccgccatgCTGCTGGAGGCGTCAACGTCGTCGCAGCAgcagtccggcgaggcggcgctgtaCCCGTACCTGCACGTCCCCGGCGTCCGGTTCGTCCCGACCGACCAGGAGCTCATCCTCTGCTACCTCCGGAGCAAGCTGCGCGGCGATCCGCCCCCGACCACGCTCGTGCACGACGACGACGTGTACGCGGAGCACCCCCAGATTCTCA CGGAGAGGCTGGGCCCGAGCGTGGAGGACTACTGGTACGTGTTCACGCAGAGGAACCGCAAGTACGCCAAGGGGGGGCGGCCGAGCCGGAACACGGGCGACACGGGCCGCTGGAAGTCGGTGGGCAAGAACATGCCGGTCACCTACGGGAAGGAGAAGGCGACGATCGGTTTCAGGAACTCTCTGGCGTACGAGGTGTTCCtctacgacgacggcggcgactccAAGAAGAAGCGGATAGAGAAGACGGAGTGGAAGATGGCCGAGTTCGTGGACGTGGACTCCAACATGCCCGTCTCGTCCGCCCCCAACTTCATGCTG CTCAACGAGTGGGTGCTGTGCAGGATAACACGCAAGCCGGAGAAGaagaaaggggaggaggaggatcccggcgcctctccggcggacgaggtggtggaggaggaggaaggggcggAGGAGGAGCACGAGCCGTCATCGATGATGCTCGTCGACGAGCCGCTGACGGACACCAGCCCCGACACGTCGCAGCAAGCGCAGGCGACGGCGTCTGCCGGCCTCTTACGCAACGGCGCCAACTGGTCGGACAGCACCGCCGACAGCCAGGTCGAAGCATCCGGTTCCGGCGCCGATCCCCAACAGACTGCTGACGACGACCCGTTCGAGTCTCTTGATCTGGGGCCCTTGTCGAGTGGGAACAGTCTTGGCCATGTCTTCACGATTGATCCATGGGCCTGGAACCTGTATTATCCAGAGGGCGCCGATATTGATTCGTCCGGCAGCCGGCTCCGAACGCCCAGCGACCCTGATCCGATGGAGACCCCGTCGGAACCACCTGCTGCTCCTCAGCCTCGGCATTTCGTCACCGATCTTCCCTCCTCCACCGACGACGGTCGTCTTGAACATGCCAAGGTGATTCGCAAGAGAAAAGAAGACGCCAGGGCGAGCGGTGACGACGCCGGGAAGAAGGGCAACGCGGCAGTAAAGAAGAGCTCCGGGCGTGCAAAACCAGACGGCCAAAACTAA